From the uncultured Trichococcus sp. genome, one window contains:
- a CDS encoding flagellar FlbD family protein, translating into MIALTSVSGEAFFLNCDLIYRIDEAYDTIITLSDGQHIRVSEPASQIVEKIVDYKRKIYLAIPEVGK; encoded by the coding sequence ATGATAGCTTTAACCAGTGTTTCAGGCGAGGCGTTTTTTTTGAACTGTGACCTGATTTACCGTATCGATGAAGCTTACGATACGATAATAACCTTGTCCGATGGCCAACACATTCGTGTGAGCGAACCGGCAAGCCAAATAGTGGAAAAAATTGTGGACTACAAAAGAAAAATCTATCTTGCAATACCGGAGGTTGGAAAATGA